The Halomicronema hongdechloris C2206 genome includes a window with the following:
- the nrtS gene encoding nitrate/nitrite transporter NrtS, with amino-acid sequence MAPTVKGYLAALVDRRFRATALRVAGVVGSLLFVINHGAALVRGNMTPTRWFSAMLTYLVPYGVNVHGQYTHRVSRSPDSE; translated from the coding sequence ATGGCACCCACTGTGAAAGGATATTTAGCCGCCTTAGTCGATAGGCGCTTCCGGGCCACTGCCCTGCGGGTGGCTGGAGTCGTGGGTTCTCTGCTGTTTGTGATTAACCACGGGGCCGCCTTGGTCCGGGGTAACATGACGCCAACGCGCTGGTTCTCGGCCATGCTGACTTATTTGGTGCCCTATGGGGTCAATGTGCATGGGCAGTACACCCATCGAGTATCGAGATCACCCGATTCGGAGTGA
- a CDS encoding class I fructose-bisphosphate aldolase has translation MSSYASELRQTAQAMMAPGKGILAMDESNGTCNKRFDKLGIPTTEDRRRAYRQLILTTSNLSEAISGAILYDETIRQSTDSGVPLTQVMKDGGIIIGIKVDTGAKDLAGHEGEKVTEGLDGLRDRIAEYYQMGARFAKWRSVITIKDGLPSRACIEANAHGLARYAALCQEGGLVPIVEPEVLINGDHTLERCYEVTDETLHTVFEQLYRQGVAFDQMILKPSMVISGLDCPTQSTVEQVADATVACLLKNVPAMVPGVAFLSGGQSEARASEHLNMMNQKYGDKCPWRLTFSYARAIQQPALNHWRGDDSKVAAAQKLLLHRARCNGAASQGQYNPDMEKQPALV, from the coding sequence ATGAGTTCCTATGCCTCGGAACTGCGCCAGACAGCTCAAGCCATGATGGCTCCTGGTAAGGGCATCCTTGCCATGGACGAGAGTAATGGCACCTGTAATAAGCGCTTCGATAAACTGGGAATCCCCACCACAGAAGATCGGCGACGGGCCTATCGGCAGCTGATTCTGACCACATCGAATCTCAGTGAGGCCATCAGTGGGGCCATTCTCTACGATGAGACCATTCGCCAATCTACGGATAGCGGTGTGCCCCTGACCCAGGTGATGAAAGATGGTGGCATTATTATCGGCATCAAAGTCGATACCGGGGCTAAGGATCTGGCAGGCCACGAGGGTGAAAAGGTCACCGAAGGCTTAGATGGCCTGCGCGATCGCATCGCCGAGTACTATCAGATGGGTGCTCGCTTCGCCAAATGGCGGTCCGTCATCACCATTAAAGATGGCCTACCCAGTCGTGCCTGCATCGAAGCCAACGCTCACGGCCTGGCTCGCTACGCTGCTCTCTGCCAAGAAGGCGGACTCGTGCCCATCGTAGAACCCGAAGTGTTGATCAACGGCGACCATACCCTAGAGCGCTGCTATGAGGTCACCGACGAGACCCTGCACACCGTCTTCGAGCAACTCTATCGCCAGGGCGTTGCCTTCGACCAGATGATCCTGAAGCCCAGCATGGTCATCTCTGGCCTCGATTGCCCCACTCAGTCAACGGTAGAGCAAGTCGCCGATGCCACCGTTGCTTGTCTGCTCAAAAATGTACCCGCCATGGTGCCCGGCGTCGCCTTTCTATCTGGCGGACAAAGTGAAGCGCGGGCCTCAGAGCACCTGAATATGATGAACCAGAAGTACGGCGACAAGTGTCCTTGGCGTCTGACTTTCTCCTACGCCCGGGCCATTCAGCAACCGGCTCTGAATCACTGGCGTGGCGATGACAGCAAGGTGGCCGCAGCTCAGAAGCTTCTACTCCACCGGGCCCGCTGCAATGGTGCCGCCAGCCAGGGTCAATACAACCCCGATATGGAGAAGCAGCCTGCTTTAGTATAG
- the bchB gene encoding ferredoxin:protochlorophyllide reductase (ATP-dependent) subunit B, with translation MKLAYWMYAGPAHIGTLRIASSFKNVHAIMHAPLGDDYFNVMRSMLSRERDFTPVTASIVDRKVLARGSQERVVDNIVRKDREETPDLILLTPTCTSSILQEDLQNFVERASLDAQGDVLLADVNHYRVNELQAADRTLHQVVEFYLQKARKQGTLPTTKTERPSVNILGMTTLGFHNNHDCTELKKLMGDLGIEVNLVMPEGASVHELHKLPQAWFNLVPYREIGPQTAEYLRAEFEMPCLDITPMGLVETARCIRAIQSILNDQGAEVDYEPFIDEQTRFVSQAAWFSRSIDCQNLTGKKAVVFGDNTHAAAMTKILAREMGIHVVLAGTYCKYDEAWFRQQVGEYCDDILISDDNGAIADAIARHEPAAIFGTQMERHVGKRLDIPCGVIAAPIHIQNFPVGYRPFLGYEGANQVVDLVYNSFTLGMEDHLLEIFGGHDTKEVITKTVSADSDLVWTKDGLAELNKIPGFVRGKVKRNTEKFARERGFGEINAEVLYAAKEAVGA, from the coding sequence ATGAAACTGGCTTACTGGATGTATGCGGGTCCAGCCCATATTGGTACGCTGCGCATTGCCAGTTCGTTTAAGAATGTGCATGCCATCATGCATGCGCCCCTGGGGGATGACTATTTCAATGTGATGCGATCCATGCTGTCGCGGGAGCGGGACTTCACTCCGGTGACGGCTAGTATCGTGGATCGCAAGGTGTTGGCTCGCGGCTCCCAAGAGCGGGTAGTAGATAATATCGTTCGTAAGGATCGGGAAGAAACGCCGGACTTGATTCTGTTGACCCCGACCTGCACCTCCAGTATTTTGCAGGAGGACCTACAAAATTTTGTAGAGCGAGCGAGTCTGGATGCCCAGGGAGATGTGCTACTCGCAGATGTCAATCACTACCGGGTAAATGAACTGCAAGCGGCGGATCGAACCCTGCATCAAGTGGTGGAGTTCTATCTACAGAAGGCCCGTAAGCAAGGCACGTTGCCTACGACGAAAACTGAGCGTCCGTCTGTCAATATTCTCGGCATGACGACGCTGGGCTTTCATAATAACCATGACTGTACTGAACTGAAAAAGCTGATGGGCGACCTGGGCATCGAGGTCAATTTGGTGATGCCAGAAGGGGCCTCGGTCCATGAGTTGCACAAGTTACCCCAGGCTTGGTTTAACTTGGTGCCCTATCGAGAAATTGGGCCTCAGACCGCTGAGTATCTACGGGCAGAGTTTGAGATGCCCTGCTTAGATATTACGCCCATGGGACTGGTGGAGACGGCCCGTTGTATCCGGGCGATTCAATCGATCTTGAATGACCAGGGGGCCGAGGTGGACTATGAACCCTTTATTGATGAGCAGACTCGGTTTGTCTCCCAGGCGGCTTGGTTCTCGCGTTCCATCGACTGCCAGAACTTAACCGGCAAGAAGGCGGTGGTGTTTGGGGATAATACTCACGCTGCGGCCATGACGAAAATCTTGGCTCGGGAGATGGGGATCCATGTGGTGTTGGCCGGGACTTACTGCAAGTATGATGAGGCCTGGTTCCGCCAGCAGGTGGGCGAGTATTGTGATGACATTTTGATCAGCGATGACAATGGTGCGATCGCAGATGCCATTGCCCGCCACGAGCCTGCTGCCATCTTCGGTACCCAAATGGAGCGCCATGTGGGCAAACGCCTCGACATTCCTTGTGGGGTGATTGCCGCCCCCATCCACATTCAGAACTTCCCGGTCGGGTATCGCCCGTTTCTGGGTTATGAAGGGGCTAACCAGGTGGTAGATCTGGTCTATAACTCCTTCACCTTAGGCATGGAAGACCACCTGTTGGAGATTTTCGGCGGGCACGACACCAAAGAGGTGATTACCAAGACTGTCTCTGCCGATTCCGACTTGGTCTGGACTAAAGATGGGTTGGCGGAACTCAATAAGATCCCTGGCTTTGTGCGGGGTAAAGTGAAGCGCAATACCGAGAAGTTTGCCCGGGAACGGGGCTTCGGTGAAATCAATGCCGAGGTGCTCTATGCGGCTAAGGAGGCGGTAGGGGCCTAG
- the rph gene encoding ribonuclease PH, whose amino-acid sequence MVWQRPDGRRSDQLRPIAFERRFTRFAAGSVLARCGHTQVLCTVSVQEGVPRFLEGSGRGWLTAEYRMLPGATPQRQRREFLKLSGRTQEIQRLVGRSLRSTLDFERLGERTLTVDADVLQADAGTRTTSITGGYVALHDAITTLIDQGELAHSPLKHQVAAISVGLVEGEMLLDLKYEEDVAAAVDFNVVLNDEMSIIEVQGTAEEGSFSRTQMNDLMDLAEGGIRELLQAQRQVFAG is encoded by the coding sequence ATGGTTTGGCAGCGTCCCGATGGTCGCCGGTCCGATCAGCTCAGGCCGATTGCCTTTGAACGACGCTTTACTCGATTTGCTGCGGGCTCGGTGCTGGCTCGGTGTGGGCACACCCAGGTGTTATGCACGGTGTCGGTACAAGAGGGGGTGCCCCGTTTCCTGGAGGGATCGGGAAGGGGATGGCTAACGGCAGAGTACCGGATGCTACCTGGGGCAACGCCACAGCGGCAACGGCGAGAATTTCTGAAGTTGTCGGGTCGTACTCAGGAGATTCAACGCCTGGTTGGCCGTAGCCTGCGGTCTACCCTCGACTTTGAGCGTTTAGGGGAGCGAACCCTGACGGTGGACGCCGATGTGTTGCAGGCCGATGCTGGCACCCGCACGACATCGATTACGGGGGGATATGTGGCTCTCCATGATGCCATCACAACCTTGATAGATCAGGGGGAATTGGCCCATTCCCCGTTGAAACATCAGGTAGCAGCCATCTCGGTTGGTCTAGTGGAAGGAGAAATGCTGCTAGACCTGAAGTATGAAGAAGACGTGGCTGCTGCGGTGGACTTTAATGTGGTGCTGAATGATGAGATGTCGATCATTGAGGTGCAGGGCACGGCAGAGGAGGGGAGCTTTAGCCGGACTCAAATGAATGACTTGATGGATTTAGCCGAAGGTGGCATTCGGGAGTTGCTGCAGGCTCAGCGACAAGTATTCGCCGGGTAA
- a CDS encoding phosphoribosyltransferase — protein MARRFCDRTDAGQRLAARLQEYSERSDTIVLGLPRGGVPVAFEVAQSLHLPLDICLVRKLGAPGQPELAMGAIASNGVRVINQQVVERLGIFPEAIDQVAAKEQVELERRNLTYRQGRPPLQLTNQTVILIDDGVATGSTLRAAIAVIKAQHPTAIIVAVPVAPPATVASLKQEVDEVICPLMPEALNSISLWYENFDQTRDRTVCELLAQAASVSTKTHHPLDQPWRTSQQSPPQEQQNGSE, from the coding sequence GTGGCACGACGCTTTTGCGATCGCACGGACGCGGGGCAACGGCTAGCGGCTCGTTTGCAGGAGTACAGCGAACGGTCAGACACGATTGTCCTAGGTTTGCCCAGAGGGGGAGTCCCTGTGGCCTTTGAAGTGGCCCAGTCACTACACCTCCCCTTAGATATCTGCTTGGTCCGTAAATTAGGCGCCCCCGGACAGCCAGAACTGGCCATGGGAGCCATTGCCAGCAATGGCGTGCGCGTCATTAATCAACAGGTGGTAGAGCGCCTGGGCATCTTTCCCGAGGCCATCGACCAGGTGGCCGCTAAGGAACAGGTGGAATTAGAGAGACGCAATCTTACCTATCGCCAGGGACGTCCGCCGCTGCAGCTGACCAATCAGACCGTCATTTTGATTGATGATGGAGTAGCTACTGGGTCTACTCTGCGGGCCGCCATTGCTGTGATCAAGGCCCAGCACCCAACCGCCATTATCGTCGCGGTGCCAGTGGCACCGCCGGCTACAGTCGCCAGCCTCAAACAAGAGGTAGACGAGGTCATCTGCCCACTCATGCCCGAGGCCCTTAACTCCATTAGCCTCTGGTATGAAAATTTTGATCAGACGCGCGATCGCACCGTGTGTGAGCTCCTGGCCCAGGCTGCCTCTGTCTCGACCAAGACCCATCACCCCTTAGACCAACCGTGGCGGACCTCCCAACAATCGCCACCCCAGGAACAACAAAACGGCAGCGAATAG